Proteins co-encoded in one Amaranthus tricolor cultivar Red isolate AtriRed21 chromosome 7, ASM2621246v1, whole genome shotgun sequence genomic window:
- the LOC130817470 gene encoding TPR repeat-containing thioredoxin TTL1-like, which yields ALSLFDRAIKLSPRNAALGRNRAATLTNLGRVSEAIRGCEDAIKLDPNDEKLHEFLGYLLIRLGQVDAARKHLFYKGQQPRATELGMLQAVEKHLKRCTDARKIGDWKSTLREADAAIAAGADYSPQLFSCRAEYFLKTQQLDGIDRIMSKIPKVEPSPSCCSQSKFFGMLSEAYVLYVRAQIDMALGRFDDAIAYAEKAVNIDPKSVEVAKLLTSARRVARARTRGNDLYNSERFTEACAAYDEGLKLDPSSSVLYCNRAACWFKLGMWEKTIEDCNTALHIHSNYTKALLRRAAANSKLERWADAVRDYEILKKELPHDDVVAESLFHAKVSLKKSRGEEVSNMTFGGDVEEITRPSQFRAMISSSGVSVVHFFIPSNPRCTRISSSLDMLCSQYPSINFLKVNLENSTEVSNAENVRIVPTIKIYKNGSRVKEIINPTSDVLEASVRHYSL from the exons GCTTTGAGTTTGTTTGACCGTGCAATTAAGCTTTCTCCCAGAAATGCTGCTTTAGGGCGTAATCGGGCTGCTACATTGACGAATTTGGGTCGGGTTTCCGAAGCCATTCGAGGATGTGAGGATGCTATTAAGTTGGATCCTAATGATGAAAAGCTTCACGAATTTTTAGGGTATTTACTAATTAG GTTAGGACAGGTAGACGCTGCTAGGAAGCACCTATTCTATAAAGGGCAGCAACCTAGGGCTACAGAACTTGGCATGTTACAAGCAGTTGAGAAGCATCTAAAGAGATGTACTGATGCCAGGAAAATTGGTGACTGGAAAAGCACATTGCGGGAAGCGGATGCAGCAATTGCTGCTGGAGCTGATTATTCCCCTCAG CTTTTCTCTTGTAGAGCGGAATACTTTTTGAAGACGCAGCAACTTGATGGTATAGACAGAATCATGTCAAAGATACCAAAAGTTGAACCGTCTCCTAGCTGCTGCTCACAGAGCAAGTTCTTTGGGATGCTTTCTGAGGCTTACGTACTTTATGTTCGTGCCCAGATCGACATGGCATTGGGAAG GTTTGATGATGCAATTGCCTATGCTGAGAAAGCCGTAAACATTGATCCTAAGAGTGTCGAAGTCGCAAAACTGCTCACCAGTGCAAGGCGAGTGGCAAGAGCTCGTACACGTGGAAATGACCTTTATAATTCAGAAAGGTTTACGGAAGCTTGTGCAGCTTACGACGAAGGCTTAAAGCTGGACCCTTCAAGCTCAGTTCTTTACTGCAACCGAGCTGCCTGTTGGTTCAAACTCGGGATGTGGGAAAAAACTATTGAAGATTGTAACACTGCTCTTCATATCCACTCTAACTACACCAAGGCACTTCTTCGAAGGGCTGCCGCAAACAGCAAG CTTGAACGATGGGCTGACGCTGTTAGAGATTATGAAATATTGAAGAAAGAACTTCCACACGACGATGTTGTTGCCGAGTCTTTATTCCACGCTAAAGTTTCATTAAAGAAATCGCGTGGTGAAGAGGTTTCCAACATGACGTTTGGCGGTGATGTAGAGGAAATTACACGCCCGAGTCAATTTAGAGCTATGATATCGTCATCAG GTGTCTCCGTGGTTCATTTTTTTATTCCCTCGAATCCACGATGCACACGCATTTCTTCTTCCTTAGATATGCTTTGCAGTCAATACCCTTCCATCAATTTCCTCAAG GTGAACTTGGAAAATAGCACGGAGGTATCAAATGCCGAAAATGTGAGGATTGTACCAACGATCAAGATATACAAGAATGGTAGTCGAGTGAAGGAGATCATAAACCCAACAAGTGATGTGCTGGAAGCATCGGTGAGACACTACAGTCTTTAA
- the LOC130817471 gene encoding uncharacterized protein LOC130817471, translating to MNFHKLIRDFNQYASKVHVPCQESLLKFQSWCPPHEGWVKINFDAHVGVGLYRGLGVVIRDDNGKLLIAGVRRVNSNWSVEMCEAATAMFGVELAVRFRYRYVQLEGDSLTVVRAIENRVEGFSPIHLIYDDIFYLCTSFLDFGCSFVSRNDNTLAHLVAKWDSGAANEKICMDSFPKTF from the coding sequence ATGAATTTTCATAAGCTTATTAGAGACTTCAATCAATATGCCTCAAAGGTTCATGTCCCTTGCCAAGAGTCTCTGTTGAAGTTCCAGTCTTGGTGTCCTCCACATGAAGGTTGGGTGAAGATTAATTTCGATGCTCATGTGGGTGTTGGCTTATATCGTGGCCTTGGGGTGGTGATCAGAGATGATAATGGCAAGCTCCTTATAGCGGGGGTCCGTAGAGTAAACTCGAATTGGTCTGTTGAGATGTGTGAAGCAGCAACCGCAATGTTTGGTGTGGAATTGGCAGTTCGCTTTAGGTACCGTTATGTCCAGCTTGAAGGTGATTCACTGACAGTCGTGAGAGCTATTGAGAATCGAGTGGAAGGCTTCTCTCCTATCCATTTGATCTATGATGATATCTTCTATCTTTGTACTAGTTTTTTGGATTTTGGTTGTAGTTTTGTTAGCCGCAATGACAATACTTTAGCTCATTTAGTGGCTAAGTGGGATTCGGGGGCTGCTAACGAAAAAATCTGTATGGACTCTTTCCCGAAGACCTTTTGA
- the LOC130818053 gene encoding ABC transporter I family member 17-like isoform X1, translated as MSPSTAESFQVESLEAAEHLLVRIDDGKFENDNVIDRYSNGGEIKLEIKQLRKLSDKGVCILDGVDLRIPRGKIVGIIGPSGSGKSTVLKALNRLWEPPTGSVYLDGRDVCDIDVLSVRRRVGMLFQLPALFQGTVADNVRYGPKLKGKKLSDEQVQRLLSIADLDHTFIDKNWNELSVGQQQRVALARTLANEPEVLLLDEPTSALDPISTQNIEDALVKLKTTKGMTVIMVSHSVRQVQRVADIVCLLVNGVVVEVLPPNQLCDAKHPMALRFLELSS; from the exons ATGTCACCTTCCACTGCTGAATCTTTCCAAG TTGAGAGCCTTGAGGCTGCAGAGCATTTACTTGTTCGAATTGATGATGGTAAATTCGAAAATGATAATGTAATTGATAGGTACAGTAATGGAGgagaaattaaattggaaattaAGCAATTGAGGAAATTATCGGATAAGGGAGTGTGTATATTAGATGGGGTGGACTTGAGAATACCAAGGGGGAAGATCGTAGGGATCATAGGGCCTAGTGGTAGCGGGAAATCAACGGTTCTGAAGGCGTTAAACAGATTGTGGGAGCCACCCACCGGAAGTGTGTATTTAGATGGAAGGGATGTATGTGATATTGATGTGCTCTCTGTACGTCGTCGTGTTGGTATGCTTTTCCAACTTCCCGCTCTCTTCCAAG GAACAGTGGCAGATAACGTGCGTTATGGACCAAAATTGAAGGGAAAGAAGCTCAGTGATGAACAAGTGCAGAGATTGTTAAGTATAGCTGATCTTGATCACACTTTCATTGACAAAAATTGGAACGAGCTTTCTGTCGGACAACAACAACGAGTTGCACTTGCAAGAACCTTGGCCAATGAACCCGAG GTATTGCTATTGGATGAGCCAACAAGTGCCTTAGACCCAATATCAACTCAAAACATTGAGGATGCTCTTGTAAAATTAAAGACAACAAAAGGCATGACAGTGATCATGGTCTCTCATAGTGTAAGACAAGTCCAAAGAGTAGCTGATATTGTGTGCCTTTTGGTGAATGGTGTTGTTGTTGAAGTTTTGCCCCCTAATCAACTTTGTGATGCTAAGCATCCCATGGCTTTAAGATTTCTTGAGCTTAGCTCTTAA
- the LOC130818053 gene encoding ABC transporter I family member 17-like isoform X2: MSPSTAESFQVESLEAAEHLLVRIDDGKFENDNVIDRYSNGGEIKLEIKQLRKLSDKGVCILDGVDLRIPRGKIVGIIGPSGSGKSTVLKALNRLWEPPTGSVYLDGRDVCDIDVLSVRRRVGMLFQLPALFQVADNVRYGPKLKGKKLSDEQVQRLLSIADLDHTFIDKNWNELSVGQQQRVALARTLANEPEVLLLDEPTSALDPISTQNIEDALVKLKTTKGMTVIMVSHSVRQVQRVADIVCLLVNGVVVEVLPPNQLCDAKHPMALRFLELSS, from the exons ATGTCACCTTCCACTGCTGAATCTTTCCAAG TTGAGAGCCTTGAGGCTGCAGAGCATTTACTTGTTCGAATTGATGATGGTAAATTCGAAAATGATAATGTAATTGATAGGTACAGTAATGGAGgagaaattaaattggaaattaAGCAATTGAGGAAATTATCGGATAAGGGAGTGTGTATATTAGATGGGGTGGACTTGAGAATACCAAGGGGGAAGATCGTAGGGATCATAGGGCCTAGTGGTAGCGGGAAATCAACGGTTCTGAAGGCGTTAAACAGATTGTGGGAGCCACCCACCGGAAGTGTGTATTTAGATGGAAGGGATGTATGTGATATTGATGTGCTCTCTGTACGTCGTCGTGTTGGTATGCTTTTCCAACTTCCCGCTCTCTTCCAAG TGGCAGATAACGTGCGTTATGGACCAAAATTGAAGGGAAAGAAGCTCAGTGATGAACAAGTGCAGAGATTGTTAAGTATAGCTGATCTTGATCACACTTTCATTGACAAAAATTGGAACGAGCTTTCTGTCGGACAACAACAACGAGTTGCACTTGCAAGAACCTTGGCCAATGAACCCGAG GTATTGCTATTGGATGAGCCAACAAGTGCCTTAGACCCAATATCAACTCAAAACATTGAGGATGCTCTTGTAAAATTAAAGACAACAAAAGGCATGACAGTGATCATGGTCTCTCATAGTGTAAGACAAGTCCAAAGAGTAGCTGATATTGTGTGCCTTTTGGTGAATGGTGTTGTTGTTGAAGTTTTGCCCCCTAATCAACTTTGTGATGCTAAGCATCCCATGGCTTTAAGATTTCTTGAGCTTAGCTCTTAA
- the LOC130817465 gene encoding basic leucine zipper 61-like, which yields MAQLPPKIPNIPPQTYPPLSFSPHQKPLTPPLTNTPNNTNNPSWVDDFLDFTSTRRGTHRRSVSDSIAFLEAAPSGCGFDKLDDEQLMSMFSDEISAGIQGMVGPISSHNSDEDSNDEEKTVMSTDDNNKDCDNKENNNEKVFECLLKSEPGEVESVCKIVSDNYQISANSSDNNANQQSDHSDNYVDPKRVKRILANRQSAQRSRVRKLQYISELERSVTTLQTEVSALSPRVAFLDHQRLILNVDNSALKQRIAALAQDKIFKDAHQEALKKEIERLRQIYQQQQSLKKMNINTSPNNTPHALSSPSDHNMACTDKEQLMT from the exons ATGGCACAATTACCCCCCAAGATCCCCAACATTCCTCCCCAAACATACCCTCCATTATCTTTCTCACCTCACCAAAAACCCCTTACACCTCCGTTAACAAACACTCCCAACAACACCAATAATCCATCATGGGTCGACGACTTCCTCGACTTCACATCCACCCGACGTGGGACCCACCGCCGATCCGTAAGCGACTCCATTGCCTTCCTTGAAGCAGCTCCTTCTGGTTGTGGTTTTgataagcttgatgatgaacaGTTAATGTCAATGTTTTCTGATGAGATTTCAGCAGGAATTCAGGGTATGGTGGGCCCCATTTCTTCACATAATTCTGATGAAGATTCAaatgatgaagaaaaaacaGTTATGTCCactgatgataataataaagattGTGATAATAAAGAGAATAATAATGAGAAGGTTTTTGAATGCTTACTTAAAAGTGAGCCTGGTGAAGTTGAAAGTGTTTGTAAAATTGTTTCTGATAATTATCAAATCTCTGCTAATTCTTCGGATAATAATGCTAATCAACAATCTGATCATAGTGATAATTACGTTGATCCTAAGCGTGTTAAGAG aaTTTTGGCGAATCGACAATCGGCGCAAAGATCAAGGGTGAGGAAATTGCAATACATATCGGAGCTTGAGAGAAGTGTAACGACATTACAG acgGAGGTATCAGCCTTGTCTCCAAGGGTTGCGTTTTTGGACCATCAGAGATTGATTCTTAATGTGGACAATAGTGCTCTTAAGCAAAGAATTGCTGCTTTGGCTCAAGATAAGATTTTTAAGGACG CACATCAAGAAGCATTGAAGAAGGAAATAGAGAGGTTGAGGCAAAtatatcaacaacaacaaagtcTGAAGAAGATGAACATAAACACTAGCCCTAATAACACTCCACATGCACTTTCTTCACCATCTGATCATAACATGGCTTGTACGGACAAAGAGCAGCTTATGACTTAG
- the LOC130817609 gene encoding homogentisate 1,2-dioxygenase isoform X2 has product MLNRFRVLPLLLLESSISEVGYIVSNHLSRMSPSNLVSLEMTNLLQNLISSTALLIQHKYGGSLLIFLTIQPILLMVCKLSVGQEVPISDMDMPFTCNWYTANKSMDNCAFCNADGDFLFVPQKGRLWLTTECGRLQICPGEVAVVPQGFRFTVSLPDGPSRGYVAEIFGAHFHLPDLGPIGANGLAAARDFLAPIAWFEEATRPNYLIIQKYGGELFTAKQDFSPFNVVAWHGNYVPYKYDLNKFCPYNTVLVDHGDPSINTVLTAPTEKPGVALLDFVIFPPRWLVAEHTFRPPYYHRNCMSEFMGLIYGNYEAKADGFLPGGASLHSCMTPHGPDTKTYEATIARQENAGPYKITETMAFMFESYLIPRVCHWALESPFLDRDYYQCWIGLQSHFRKQDCSKDFSAEAVE; this is encoded by the exons TTGGCTATATCGTATCAAACCATCTGTCACGCATGAGCCCTTCAAACCTCGTGTCCCTGGAAATGACAAACTTATTGCAGAATTTAATCAGTTCAACAGCTCTGCTAATCCAACACAAATACGGTGGAAGCCTGTTGATATTCCTGACAATCCAACCGATTTTGTTGATGGTTTGCAAACTATCTGTGGGGCAGGAAGTTCCTATCTCCGACATGGATATGCCGTTCACATGtaattg GTACACTGCTAACAAATCAATGGACAATTGCGCCTTTTGCAATGCTGATGGAGATTTCTTATTTGTTCCTCAGAAAGGAA GGTTATGGCTAACAACAGAGTGTGGAAGATTGCAAATATGTCCCGGTGAGGTTGCTGTTGTGCCTCAAGGATTTCGTTTCACTGTGAGCCTGCCCGATGGCCCATCACGAGGTTATGTTGCTGAGATATTTGGAGCACATTTTCACCTTCCAGACTTGGGCCCTATTG GAGCCAATGGTTTAGCTGCAGCAAGAGATTTTCTCGCTCCCATTGCTTGGTTTGAGGAAGCCACCCGACCTAATTACCTTATCATCCAGAAATACGGAGGAGAATTATTTACTGCGAAGCAAGATTTCTCTCCTTTCAATGTAGTTGCCTGGCATGGTAATTATGTCCCATATAAG TACGATTTAAACAAGTTTTGTCCTTACAATACTGTGTTAGTGGATCATGGAGATCCCTCAATAAATACAG TGCTAACTGCCCCAACTGAGAAGCCTGGCGTGGCTTTACTTGATTTTGTCATTTTCCCACCAAGATGGCTCGTTGCTGAACACACCTTTCGGCCTCCTTATTATCACCGCAACTGTATGAGCGAGTTTATGGGCCTGATTTACGGTAACTACGAG GCCAAAGCTGATGGGTTTCTACCGGGTGGAGCGAGCCTGCATAGCTGCATGACACCTCATGGTCCTGATACAAAGACTTACGAG GCTACCATAGCACGTCAAGAAAATGCAGGTCCCTACAAGATAACTGAAACCATGGCTTTCATGTTTGAATCGTATCTAATTCCTCGAGTTTGTCATTGGGCGCTTGAGTCCCCCTTCCTTGACCGTGATTACTACCAATGTTGGATCGGACTCCAGTCACATTTTCGCAAACAGGATTGCTCCAAGGACTTCAGTGCTGAAGCTGTCGAATAG